DNA from Actinomyces sp. oral taxon 897:
AGGCGGCGGTGTGCCGGCGGGTGACCTGGGCCCCGGGGTCGGGGGCCTGGTCCTTATCGCCGGACACCACGGTCAGGTCCGGCTCGGAGGCGCGGCAGGCGTCCTCGGCCATGGGGCAGCGGGGGGCAAAGGGGCAGCCCGGCGGCAAGGCCAGCAGGGAGGGCGGGTTGCCCTCCAGGGTGGCTAGGGCGGAGTCCTTGCGTGCGTCCAGGCGCGGCAGGGCCCCCAGCAGGCCGACGGTGTAGGGCATGGTCGGGTGGTAGAAGATCTCGTCCACGGTGCCGGTCTCCACAATGCGTCCGGCGTACATGACCGCCACCCGGTCTGCCATGCCCGCCACCACGCCCAGGTCGTGGGTGATCATAATGACCCCGGCACCGGTCTCCTTCTGGGCGGTGCGCAGCACGTCGAGGATCTGGGCCTGGATGGTCACGTCCAGGGCGGTGGTGGGCTCGTCGGCGATAATGAGGTCCGGGTTGTTGGCGATGGCGATGGCGATGACGGCACGCTGGCGCATGCCGCCGCTGAACTCGTGGGGGTAGGCCTTGGCCCGCACGGTCGGGTTGGGGATGCCCACCAGGTCCAGCAGCTCGACAGCACGCTCCCAGGCCTTGTCACCGCTCATCTTCTCGTCGTGGATCTTCAGGGCCTCGACAATCTGCTGACCCACCGTGTAGACGGGGGTGAGGGCGGACAGGGGGTCCTGGAAGACCATGGAGAGCTGGACGCCCCGGATCCGCGACATGTAGGCGTCGGAGCGCCCCAGGATCTCGGTGCCGTGCAGGGTGATGGAGCCGCTGACGTCGGCCGACTCGTCAAGCAGCCCCATGACCGCCGTGGAGGTCACGGACTTACCCGACCCGGACTCCCCCACCAGGGCCAGGACCTCGCCACGGGCCACGGACAGGTTGACACCGCGCACGGCGTCCACCCGCCCGTCCTCGGAGGGGAAGCTCACCCGCAGGTCGGTGACCTCCAGCAGCGGGGCGTCGGAGGCGGGGTCGGGCAGCGCGTCGCTGGCGAAGGCCGGGGCCTTGGGGTTCTTGGTACGGCGGCTCATGCCTTGCCTCCAGACTTGGACGAGGGGTCGATGGCGTCACGCAGGCCGTCACCCATGAAGTTGACGCACAGCAGCATGGTGACCAGCACCGTGGCGGGCGCCAGGAAGATCCAGGGCGAGGTGGTGGCGGCACGCTGCCCCTCGGCAATGAGCGTACCCAGGGACGTGTTCGGCGTCTGCACCCCGAAGCCGAAGTAGGACAGGGTCGTCTCGCTCAGGACCGCGTAGGCCACGTTGAGGGTGGCGTCCACAATGAGCAGGGAGGCGATGTTGGGGATAATGTGCCGCCCGATCACGACGGCGCTGGGCACGTTCATGAAACGGGCCGCCTGGACGTAGTCGAGGTTCTTCACGCTCAGGGTCAGGGAGCGCACCACGCGGGCGGTCAGCATCCAGCCGAACCCCGCCAGCAGGACGATGAACAGGGTGATCGACCCCTTGGAGGCACCCGCCTTCTGGGACAGGATGGCGATAATGAGGAAGGAGGGAACCACCAGGAGCAGGTCGGTGAACCACAGGGCCACCTTCTCCCACCGGCCGCCGAAGTACGCCGCCGAGCTGCCCACCACCGCCGCGATGGAGGTCTGGAGGAGGGCCACGCAGATGCCGATGAGCATGGACTTGCGGGTGCCCTCCACGGTCATGGCGAACACGTCGCGCCCGCCCTGGGTGGTGCCGAGCCAGTGGGCGGCGCTGGGGGGCTGGAGGAACTCGCTGGAGACGTCGCGGTACCCCCAGGGGCTGATACTGGCGCCGAAGACCGCGAAGCACAGGACCAGGACCAGGCCGACGGCGCCGGCCACGGCGGAGCGGTTGCGCAGGAAGCGTCGCAGGATGATCTGGGCACGGCCCAGGCGCTTGGACTCCTTGGGGTTGGAGGTCAGCGGCTCGGAGGTGTCACGGGTCTCGGCGGGGGCGTTGCCGAGCTGCTCGGCGCTGGCCGAGGCGACGGCGTTGGCACCCGAGCGCGACAGGACACTGCGGTCAGGGGTCTTGCTCGCCATGGGTCAGCTCACTCTCACTCGGGGGTCGACCACCGCCACGAAGACGTCCGACAGCAGCGCCCCGGTGAGGGTGCACAGCCCGGAGAAGGCCACCACGGCGGCGGTCCCGTTGATGTCGTACTGGGAGATGGCGTTGACGGAGTACTCCCCGATACCGTGCCAGCCGTAGACACGCTCGGTAATGGTGGCCCCGGTGAACAGGCCGGCCAGGGCGAAGGCGAAGTAGGTGGCCATGGGGATCAGGGCGGTGCGCAGGGCGTGCCGGGTCACCGCCCGGCGCTTGACCAGCCCCTTGGCCCGGGCGGTACGCACGTAGTCCGCCCCCAGGGTGTCCAGCATGAGGTTGCGCTGGTAGCGCGAGTAGCTCGCGAGCATCCCCAGGGACATGGAGATGGTGGGCAGCAGCAGGTGCTGGGCGCGCCCGGCGAACCCCGAGCCCTCGCCGGAGAACTCGAAGATGTGGTAGCCGGTACCGTTGTTGACGCGCACCGCGATGACCTGCAGGAGGATCGCGATGACCATGGCGGGGGTGGAGATAATGAGCATCGAGACCAGGGAGACCACCCGGTCCGTGACGGTGTACTGTTTGGTGGCGGTCCAGGCCCCCAGGGCGACGCCGCCCAGCAGGCCGATGGTGGCCCCCAGGACCACCAGGCGCAGCGACACGAAGGCCCGTACGGCGATGACGTCGTTAATGACCTCGCCCTTGGGGGAGTACCCCCAGTCCCAGTGCAGGAAGACGTTCTGGAGCCAGGTGACGTAGCGGTCCCAGACCGGCATGTCGTGGGCGATGTTGTAGCTCACGAGGTTGTCGTGGATGGCAGCCCAGTTGAGCTTGGGGTCCTGGATGTTCCACAGGTTGGACGGATCCATGGAGTACGAGGCCATGATGTAGGCCATAGAGGTCGCTATGAACAGCAGTATCGCGTAGTTCGCGATCCGCCTGGCTAGGTAGGGGAGCATAGGTCTTCTCTTCCGGTTCTCCCGCCTGACGTCGCCGTCGGCAACGAGGCGACCGGGCGGGTGCGGACACCTCCGTCCCGACCAGCCCCACACAGGGCAGACCAGGTACAGGACTGAGGTGAGAATACCCGGAGACGGGCACCAGGCCGTAACATGAGCGGCCGGTCATGTCACAGCGGGGTCGCGAACGGTGGGCACAGCCCCGCAGCGACCCGCATACGGCACCCCGTACGTGACCGAAAACACGGCGTCATTATCCTGCGGAGGGCCCCGGCACCCGCACGGGCAGGCCCGGCTGGCAGCTGCGGCTGACCGGCCCTGCGCGGGCCCTAGGCGGCGTCGCGGTAGAGGTCGATACCGGCACCGGGCACGGCGGCAATGAGCCGCTGGGTGTACTCCTGGCGCGGGTTGGCGAACAGCTCGTCGCTGGGCCCGGACTCCACGACCTTCCCCTTCTCCATGACCACGACGTCGTCGGCCAGCAGCCGTACCACCGCCAGGTCGTGGGTAATGAACAGGTAGCTCAGCCCCAGCCCGGACTGCAGGTTGGACAGCAGCGTGAGGATCTGGGACTGCACCAGCACGTCCAGGGCGGAGACGGCCTCGTCCAGGACCACCACCTCGGGGCGCAGGGCCAGGGCTCGGGCCACGGCCACGCGCTGGCGCTGGCCCCCGGAGAGCTCCCCGGGGTAGCGGCGCATGGCCGAGCGGGGCAGGGCCACCATGTCCAGCAGCTCGGCCACCCGGGCCTCACGCTCCTTGCGCGAGCCCACCTGGTGCACCCGCAGGGGCTCCTCGACCGAGCTGAACACCGAGCGCATGGGGTCCAGGGAGCCGTAGGGGTTCTGGAACACCGGCTGGAGGCGACGGCGCAGCGCGAAGAGATCGGCCTTTCCCAGCGTGGACAGGTCGGTGCCGTGGTGGTAGACCTTGCCCGAGGTGGGGTCAATGAGGTTGAGGACAATGTTGGCCACCGTGGACTTCCCGCTGCCGGACTCCCCCACCAGGGCCAGGGTGGTGCCCTCGCGCAGGGTGAAGGAGACGTCGTCCACGGCCTTGAGCTCCTTGGCCTTCCCCTTGGCGCCGCGCACGCTGAAGACCTTGGTCAGGTTCTCCACGCGGATGACGGCGTCGGTGGCTGTGGCCCCCAGCCCGGCCCCCAGGAGCTCGTCCTCGGTGACCTTGATGCCCCGGGCGTGGGCGGCCTCAATACGCTGGGAGGCCAGCGAGGGCGCGGCCTGCACCAGGCGCCTGGTGTAGGGGTGGCGGGGCTCCTGGAGGATCTCCAGGCTGGGCCCGGACTCCACCACCCGCCCGCGGTGCATGACCACCAGGTGCTCGGCCCTCTCGGCGGCCAGGCCCAGGTCGTGGGTGATAAAGAGCATGGCGGTGCCCTGCTCGCGGGTCAGGGACTGGAGGTGGTCCAGGATGACCCGCTGGACGGTGACGTCCAGGGCGGAGGTGGGCTCGTCGGCAATGAGGAGGCTGGGGTGGGCCGCCATGCCGATGGCAATGAGGGCCCGCTGGCGCATGCCGCCGGAGAACTCGTGGGGGTACTGCCTGGCGCGGTGGGCGGCGTCGGGCAGTCCGGCCTGCGTGAGCAGGTCCAGGACCTTCTGGTCCACCTCCTTGCCGGGCACCACGTTGTTGGCCCGCAGCGCCTCCTTGACCTGGTAGCCGATGGACCACACGGGGTTGAGGTTGCTCATGGGGTCCTGGGGGACCAGGCCGATACGGGACCCGCGCAGCGCGGTCATCTCCTTGTCCCGCAGGTGGGCGACGTCCCGGCCCTCGAAGAGGATCTGCCCGCCGGTGACCCGCCCGGTGCCGGGCAGCAGTCCGATGACGGCGTGGGCCATGGTGGACTTGCCGCTGCCGGACTCCCCCACCACGGCCACCGACTGGCCGGGGTAGATGGTCAGGTTGGCGCCCCTGACCGCGGGGACCATGCCGGTGGAGGAGCGGAAGGCGACGTCCAGGTCGCGGATCTGGAGCAGGGGGGCCGTATCGGGGGCGGGCCGGGCGGCGCGGGAGTCAGGCGTGGTGCTCATTGCTTCCTCGTCTTGGGGTCCAGGGCGTCGCGTACGGCGTCGCCCATCATAATGAAGCCCAGGACCGTCAGCGCCAGGGCCCCGGCCGGGTAGAACAGGATGTGGGGGGCGGTGCGCATTGAGTCCTTGGCCGCCGAGATGTCAGCACCCCAGGAGACGACGCTGGCGGGCAGGCCGATTCCCAGGAAGGACATGGTGGCCTCGGCCACGATGTAGGAGCCCAGGGAGACGGTGGCGGTGACAATGATCGGGGCGGCGGCGTTGGGGACGATGTGGCGCGCCAGGGTCGCCCAGCGACCGGCCCCCAGGGCGATGGAGGCGGTGACGAACTCGTCGTTCTTGATCCCCATGACGGCGCCCCGGGCAATGCGTGCGATCTGGGGCCAGCCGAATATCCCCAGGACCAGCACCACGGTGAAGATGGAGCGGTGGGTCTTGAACATGCTCATCACCACGATGGCCGCCAGCATAAAGGGGATGGCGAAGAAGATGTCGGTCATGCGTGACAGGAGCGAGTCGAACCAGCCCCCGAAGTACCCGGCGATCGTGCCCACGAGGGAGCCCAGGACCACCACCAGGAAGGTGGTGAGGATGCCCACGCTCACCGAGGCGCGCGCCCCGTGGACGGTGCGGGCGAAGATGTCGCAGCCCTGCAGGTCGAAGCCGAAGGGGTGCCCGGAGCGGGGTGGGGCCAGGGAGTCGTCCAGGATGCAGGATGTCGGGTCCGTACGGGCCAGCAGGCCGGGGACGAGCGCCAGGACCACGGCCCCGGTAATGAGCAGGGCGGCGACCCAGAACAGGGGCCGACGGCGTAGGACCTTCCAGGCCTCGCCCCACATGGAGGAGGGGGCGGACTCGTCGGCCACGGCGTCCACGGCGCCCAGGCCGGTCTCGTCGGTGTCGGAGACGAAGCGTTCCTGGCCGGGCAGCGGTTCCCGCCCGGCAGGGCGGGTGGTGGGGGTCTCAGGCATAGCGGATCCTCGGGTCGAGGGCGGCGTAGAGCAGGTCTACGAGCAGGTTGGAGACGATAAAGACGAGGATGAGGACGGTGGTGAAGGAGACCACCGTGGATCCCTGCCCCTGGGTGATCGCCTTGTAGAGGGTGCCACCCACGCCGTGGATGTTGAAGATGCCCTCGGTGACAATGGCCCCGCCCATGAGGGCCCCCAGGTCGGCCCCCAGGAAGGTGACCACCGGGATGAGGGAGTTGCGCAGGACGTGGTGGGTGGCCACGCGGGTGCGCCCCAGGCCCTTGGCGCGGGCGGTGCGCACGTGGTCGGCCCCCAGGTTCTCACTGACCTCCGTGCGCGTCAGGCGCAGCACGTAGGCGAAGGACACGGCCGAGAGCACGATCGCGGGCATGAGCAGGTCCGTGACGCCGGGGCTGGAGCCCGCCGTCACCGGCAGCCACCCCGCCTTGATGCCGACGAGGAACTGCATGACGAAGCCGGTGACGAAGGTCGGCACGGCGATCACGGTCAGGGAGACCACCAGCACGGTGGCGTCAAAGAACCCGCCACGGCGCAGGCCCGCCAGGGTCCCCACCACGACGCCCAGGACGCCCTCGATGACCAGGGCCATGAGGGAGAGCTTGATGGTCACCGGGAAGGCCTGGGCCATGACCTGGGTGACGGGCTGGTGGGAGAAGGTGGTGCCGAAGTCGCCCACCAGGATGCCCTTGAGGTAGAGCAGGTACTGGGTGAGGAAGGGCTGGTCGAGGTGGTACTGGGCGCGAAGCTGGGCGATGACGGCCGGTGACAGGTTGCGTTCCCCGGCCAGGGCCGCCACGGGGTCCCCGGGCATGGCGAAGACCATGGCGTAGATCAGGAAGGTCGCGCCGAGGAAGACGGGAATGACCTGGAGGAGTCTGCGCCCGATATAGCGGAGCATGAGGGTTCCTTCTGGTGGTGGTGACGCGGACCGGGGGCGGTGGCCCGTGTGCCACCGCCCCCGTAGGCGTCAGTCCTTGGTGACGGCGTGGTACAGCGGGGCGGAGTTCCAGCCGAACTCCACGTTGCTGACCTTGGTGGAGTGCCCGCCGAAGCCGTTCTGGTACCACAGCGGGATGGCCGGCAGGTCCGCGAACAGGAGCGTCTGGGCCTTCTGGTACAGGGTGGTGGCCTGGGTCTGGTCGGCGGTCTGGGCCGCCTGGTCCAGGAGGGCGTCGAACTCGGGGTTGGAGTACTGGGCGTCGTTGGAGCCGGCACCGGTGCGGTAGACCATATTGAGGAAGTTGCCCATGGACGGGTAGTCGCCCTGCCACCCGGCGCGGAAGCCCGAGGTGAGGGTGTGGGCGGTGACGTCGGCGCGAAGCTCCTTGAAGGTGGGGTAGGGGTTGCCGGCGGCCTCGATACCCAGAACCGTCTTGATGGAGTTGCACACGGCGTCGACCCAGGTCTTGTGCGGGCCGTCGGCGTTGTAGGCGATGCTGAAGGAGCCGGTGAAGGGGCTGATGGCCTCGGCCTGGGCCCAGGCCTCCTTGGCTGCGGTCGCGTCGAAGGTGAGGACCTCGTTGCCCGGCACCTTGTCGCTCCAGCCGCTAATGACCGGGGAGGTGAAGTCGGAGGCGGGGGTGCGCGTGGAGTAGTAGAGGGTGTCGCAGATCTTCTTGCGGTCGATCGCCAGGGACAGGGCCTTGCGGCGCAGGCGCCCCTCCTCGTCCATCTTGAAGTGCTCCGAGCCCACGTCGATGGTGAAGCACTGGATGACGGCGCCGGGCTGGTTAATGGCCCGGTCCCCCAGGTCGTCCTTAAAGGTGGCCAGGGCCGAGTCCGGGATGGCGTCAATGACGTCGAGGGAGTCGGACTGGAGGTCCGCGTAACCGGACTCGTAGGTGGTGTAGAACACGAAGCTGACGCCCTTGTTGGCGGCCTTGCGCGGGCCGGAGTACTTCTCGTTGGGAACCAGCTCACAGCGTTCGTTGTGGGTCCAGGAGGACAGGGAGTAGGGGCCGTTGCCCACCGGCTTCTGGCCGAAGGCCTCCATGTCCGCGTAGGCGGACTCCGGCAGCGGGTAGAAGGCGGAGTAGCCCAGGCTGAGCAGGAAGTCGGACTGGGGCGCCTTGAGGGTGATGGTGAACTCTGTGTCGGAGACCTTCTTCAGGCCGGTGAGCTCGGAGTCGGTGTCGTAGGAGAAGCCCTCGATGGGCTCGAAGAAGGCGCTGGACAGGTGGGCGTGGGACTTCAGGGCGCCGTAGTTCCAGGCCTTGATGAAGGAGTCGGAGGTCACCGGGGTGCCGTCGGAGAAGGTCCAGCCCTCGTTGAGGGTGACGGTGAAGGTCTGGCTGTCCTGGGTGGTGACGTCCTTGGCGACCTCGTTGACCAGGGCCCCGTGGACGTCGTAGGAGTACAGGCCGGCGAAGATCAGGTCGATAATGCGCCCGCCCCCGACCTCGTTGGTGTTGGTGGGGATCAGGGGGTTCTGGGGCTCGGTGTCGTAGGCGGTGACAATGCCGTCACCTCCCTTGGAGGTGGTGTCGGAGGAGCAGGCGGCGAGCGCTGCGAGGGCGGCCGTCGAGATGACGCCGGCTCCGAAGGCCCGACGGGACAGGATGAGTCTGTTCATGAGGAACTCCCACGGGAAGGGGCGTTGACGCCCGGAGGACGGGGCGCCCATCGCAGGAGGTGGTCAGTGGCACACCAACGCATACACATACACTCATGCGAATGGACGTCTGGCACTGTACCCCATGGAGCCGCCGGACGCGCGCACCGTCTTACCCTGTGGTCACACGGTTCCCCGCCAGCCCGGCGACGCACAGCGTTTACGCAGGTCAGAATACTTTCATTAGCTGCTGTGAAGAGAGCGGTCCGAACCCTAAGGTCCCGGTGACAGGTGTGGAGGGAGGCTTCCTGGGCGTGGTGGTGGACTGTGTTCCAGGTAGCGGGCTGGGTTTTAAGTGGTAAATTTATTTTTAGGTAATGGGTCTGGGTTTTAGATAGTAGGTTGTGCTTTAGATGATAGACTGGGTTTTAGACGGCAGCGTCCTGGGCCTTACCAGGCGCCCTGGGCCCCAGGCGGTGAGCCCAGGTCTTACCAGGCGGCGGCCAGCAGCTCGTAGGAGCGACGTCGTAGCAGCGGGTCGTGCACGGTGGTCACCACGAGGAGCTCGTCCAGGTCCCAGCGACGCACCAGGGCCCGCAGCCGGGGAACCACCTCCTGGGGAGCGCCCACGAAGGACAACGCCATGGAGGACTCCACCGCGCGCTCCCGCCCCGGCA
Protein-coding regions in this window:
- a CDS encoding ABC transporter permease, producing the protein MPETPTTRPAGREPLPGQERFVSDTDETGLGAVDAVADESAPSSMWGEAWKVLRRRPLFWVAALLITGAVVLALVPGLLARTDPTSCILDDSLAPPRSGHPFGFDLQGCDIFARTVHGARASVSVGILTTFLVVVLGSLVGTIAGYFGGWFDSLLSRMTDIFFAIPFMLAAIVVMSMFKTHRSIFTVVLVLGIFGWPQIARIARGAVMGIKNDEFVTASIALGAGRWATLARHIVPNAAAPIIVTATVSLGSYIVAEATMSFLGIGLPASVVSWGADISAAKDSMRTAPHILFYPAGALALTVLGFIMMGDAVRDALDPKTRKQ
- a CDS encoding ABC transporter permease, whose protein sequence is MASKTPDRSVLSRSGANAVASASAEQLGNAPAETRDTSEPLTSNPKESKRLGRAQIILRRFLRNRSAVAGAVGLVLVLCFAVFGASISPWGYRDVSSEFLQPPSAAHWLGTTQGGRDVFAMTVEGTRKSMLIGICVALLQTSIAAVVGSSAAYFGGRWEKVALWFTDLLLVVPSFLIIAILSQKAGASKGSITLFIVLLAGFGWMLTARVVRSLTLSVKNLDYVQAARFMNVPSAVVIGRHIIPNIASLLIVDATLNVAYAVLSETTLSYFGFGVQTPNTSLGTLIAEGQRAATTSPWIFLAPATVLVTMLLCVNFMGDGLRDAIDPSSKSGGKA
- a CDS encoding peptide ABC transporter substrate-binding protein, coding for MNRLILSRRAFGAGVISTAALAALAACSSDTTSKGGDGIVTAYDTEPQNPLIPTNTNEVGGGRIIDLIFAGLYSYDVHGALVNEVAKDVTTQDSQTFTVTLNEGWTFSDGTPVTSDSFIKAWNYGALKSHAHLSSAFFEPIEGFSYDTDSELTGLKKVSDTEFTITLKAPQSDFLLSLGYSAFYPLPESAYADMEAFGQKPVGNGPYSLSSWTHNERCELVPNEKYSGPRKAANKGVSFVFYTTYESGYADLQSDSLDVIDAIPDSALATFKDDLGDRAINQPGAVIQCFTIDVGSEHFKMDEEGRLRRKALSLAIDRKKICDTLYYSTRTPASDFTSPVISGWSDKVPGNEVLTFDATAAKEAWAQAEAISPFTGSFSIAYNADGPHKTWVDAVCNSIKTVLGIEAAGNPYPTFKELRADVTAHTLTSGFRAGWQGDYPSMGNFLNMVYRTGAGSNDAQYSNPEFDALLDQAAQTADQTQATTLYQKAQTLLFADLPAIPLWYQNGFGGHSTKVSNVEFGWNSAPLYHAVTKD
- a CDS encoding ABC transporter permease, with translation MLRYIGRRLLQVIPVFLGATFLIYAMVFAMPGDPVAALAGERNLSPAVIAQLRAQYHLDQPFLTQYLLYLKGILVGDFGTTFSHQPVTQVMAQAFPVTIKLSLMALVIEGVLGVVVGTLAGLRRGGFFDATVLVVSLTVIAVPTFVTGFVMQFLVGIKAGWLPVTAGSSPGVTDLLMPAIVLSAVSFAYVLRLTRTEVSENLGADHVRTARAKGLGRTRVATHHVLRNSLIPVVTFLGADLGALMGGAIVTEGIFNIHGVGGTLYKAITQGQGSTVVSFTTVLILVFIVSNLLVDLLYAALDPRIRYA
- a CDS encoding ABC transporter permease — encoded protein: MLPYLARRIANYAILLFIATSMAYIMASYSMDPSNLWNIQDPKLNWAAIHDNLVSYNIAHDMPVWDRYVTWLQNVFLHWDWGYSPKGEVINDVIAVRAFVSLRLVVLGATIGLLGGVALGAWTATKQYTVTDRVVSLVSMLIISTPAMVIAILLQVIAVRVNNGTGYHIFEFSGEGSGFAGRAQHLLLPTISMSLGMLASYSRYQRNLMLDTLGADYVRTARAKGLVKRRAVTRHALRTALIPMATYFAFALAGLFTGATITERVYGWHGIGEYSVNAISQYDINGTAAVVAFSGLCTLTGALLSDVFVAVVDPRVRVS
- a CDS encoding dipeptide ABC transporter ATP-binding protein encodes the protein MSTTPDSRAARPAPDTAPLLQIRDLDVAFRSSTGMVPAVRGANLTIYPGQSVAVVGESGSGKSTMAHAVIGLLPGTGRVTGGQILFEGRDVAHLRDKEMTALRGSRIGLVPQDPMSNLNPVWSIGYQVKEALRANNVVPGKEVDQKVLDLLTQAGLPDAAHRARQYPHEFSGGMRQRALIAIGMAAHPSLLIADEPTSALDVTVQRVILDHLQSLTREQGTAMLFITHDLGLAAERAEHLVVMHRGRVVESGPSLEILQEPRHPYTRRLVQAAPSLASQRIEAAHARGIKVTEDELLGAGLGATATDAVIRVENLTKVFSVRGAKGKAKELKAVDDVSFTLREGTTLALVGESGSGKSTVANIVLNLIDPTSGKVYHHGTDLSTLGKADLFALRRRLQPVFQNPYGSLDPMRSVFSSVEEPLRVHQVGSRKEREARVAELLDMVALPRSAMRRYPGELSGGQRQRVAVARALALRPEVVVLDEAVSALDVLVQSQILTLLSNLQSGLGLSYLFITHDLAVVRLLADDVVVMEKGKVVESGPSDELFANPRQEYTQRLIAAVPGAGIDLYRDAA